One window of the Conexibacter sp. SYSU D00693 genome contains the following:
- a CDS encoding acyl-CoA dehydrogenase family protein produces MNLALSDEQEFLREAARGALSRFKTFEAAREGLEDPSKLPDLWPTAVEAGWPGLLVGEDQGGAGLGAFDAMLVAEELGRVLAGVPFLGVIPATAILDAAGDEALGAVASGEVRPVYVPARPPSDLDEPAWTVDAPGGVRGPALRGQVEGDQVAVSGHAAYVVDAPGADLLVVVTCVDGSDEPVAVAVDAGAEGVAIEDVRRYDATRSLGHVALEGARGRRLDCGPDALADAWFLAHALVAAEAIGTVQTTLEMSVQYAKERFTFGRAIGSYQAVKHEIVEILRTLENARSLQYYAGWARESAPDEFALAASAARSAAGKALDFSSRAVINVHGGIGATWEHDAPLFFRRAQLTRRLLGGHGEATDRVAGELFLLADATPA; encoded by the coding sequence GTGAACCTCGCGCTGTCGGACGAGCAGGAGTTCCTGCGCGAGGCGGCCCGCGGGGCCCTGTCGCGCTTCAAGACCTTCGAGGCCGCCCGCGAGGGCCTCGAGGACCCGTCGAAGCTGCCGGACCTGTGGCCGACCGCCGTCGAGGCCGGCTGGCCCGGCCTGCTGGTCGGCGAGGACCAGGGCGGCGCCGGCCTCGGCGCCTTCGACGCGATGCTCGTGGCCGAGGAGCTCGGCCGCGTGCTGGCCGGCGTGCCGTTCCTCGGCGTGATCCCGGCGACGGCGATCCTCGACGCCGCGGGCGACGAGGCCCTCGGCGCGGTGGCCTCCGGCGAGGTGCGCCCGGTGTACGTGCCGGCCCGCCCGCCGTCGGACCTCGACGAGCCCGCCTGGACCGTCGACGCCCCGGGCGGCGTGCGCGGTCCCGCGCTGCGCGGGCAGGTCGAGGGCGACCAGGTCGCCGTGAGCGGCCACGCCGCCTACGTGGTGGACGCGCCCGGTGCCGACCTCCTGGTCGTCGTCACCTGCGTCGACGGCTCCGACGAGCCGGTCGCGGTCGCGGTCGACGCGGGTGCCGAGGGCGTCGCGATCGAGGACGTCCGGCGCTACGACGCCACCCGCTCGCTCGGCCACGTCGCGCTCGAGGGCGCCCGCGGCCGCCGGCTGGACTGCGGCCCCGACGCGCTGGCCGACGCGTGGTTCCTCGCCCACGCGCTCGTCGCCGCCGAGGCGATCGGGACCGTGCAGACGACGCTCGAGATGAGCGTCCAGTACGCCAAGGAGCGGTTCACCTTCGGGCGCGCCATCGGGTCCTACCAGGCGGTCAAGCACGAGATCGTCGAGATCCTGCGCACGCTCGAGAACGCCCGCTCGCTCCAGTACTACGCGGGCTGGGCGCGCGAGTCGGCCCCGGACGAGTTCGCCCTCGCGGCGAGCGCCGCCCGGTCGGCCGCCGGCAAGGCGCTGGACTTCTCCAGCCGCGCGGTGATCAACGTGCACGGCGGCATCGGCGCGACGTGGGAGCACGACGCCCCGCTGTTCTTCCGCCGCGCGCAGCTCACGCGCCGCCTCCTGGGCGGCCACGGCGAGGCGACCGACCGCGTCGCCGGCGAGCTCTTCCTGCTCGCCGACGCGACGCCCGCCTAG
- a CDS encoding glycosyltransferase family 2 protein, which yields MTVAQAALALPVLERLSHGRRRRAPLGPGAPEPGGTVSVVVPARDEEDRLGPCLAGLVDDPDLLEVLVVDDRSSDGTAALARAAGATVLEGEEPPPGWAGKAWALEQGIRAARGDWVVHVDADVRPRPGLARALVAAATEHGDDLLSATVPFRCATAPDLVLHPSFTATIPYRAGPVDAEGWRPPAGRAILNGQVVLLPRERFQRAGGYGRVRGHQVEDVALARELVRDGWRIGFVDARALAEVEMYPSARGTWTGWSRSIAGRDVTPPGQLAVDVAALWLLCALPVLRLLARRTTRVDRALLAVRFGLAAAVGAGYRPRSPLVLLAPLADPAVAARFTWAVLRPDRRWRGRTLAAPRR from the coding sequence GTGACCGTGGCGCAGGCGGCGCTCGCGCTGCCCGTGCTCGAGCGCCTCTCGCACGGGCGACGGCGGCGCGCGCCGCTGGGCCCCGGTGCGCCCGAGCCGGGCGGGACGGTGTCCGTCGTGGTCCCGGCGCGCGACGAGGAGGACCGCCTCGGCCCGTGCCTCGCCGGGCTGGTCGACGACCCGGACCTCCTCGAGGTGCTCGTGGTGGACGATCGCTCCTCGGACGGGACGGCGGCGCTCGCCCGCGCGGCGGGCGCGACGGTGCTGGAGGGCGAGGAGCCGCCGCCGGGCTGGGCGGGCAAGGCGTGGGCGCTCGAGCAGGGGATCCGCGCCGCCCGCGGCGACTGGGTCGTGCACGTCGACGCCGACGTCCGCCCGCGGCCGGGCCTGGCGCGGGCGCTGGTGGCCGCCGCGACGGAGCACGGGGACGACCTGCTGAGCGCGACCGTCCCCTTCCGCTGCGCCACCGCGCCCGACCTCGTCCTGCATCCGTCCTTCACCGCGACGATCCCGTACCGCGCCGGGCCGGTCGACGCGGAGGGCTGGCGGCCCCCGGCGGGGCGCGCGATCCTCAACGGCCAGGTCGTCCTGCTGCCGCGCGAGCGCTTCCAGCGCGCCGGCGGCTACGGGCGGGTGCGCGGCCACCAGGTCGAGGACGTCGCCCTGGCGCGGGAGCTCGTCCGCGACGGCTGGCGCATCGGCTTCGTCGACGCGCGTGCCCTGGCCGAGGTCGAGATGTACCCGTCGGCGCGCGGGACGTGGACCGGGTGGTCGCGCTCGATCGCGGGACGCGACGTCACCCCGCCCGGCCAGCTCGCCGTCGACGTGGCGGCGCTCTGGCTGCTGTGCGCGCTGCCGGTGCTGCGCCTGCTGGCGCGGCGGACGACGCGGGTCGACCGGGCGCTGCTGGCCGTGCGCTTCGGCCTGGCGGCCGCGGTCGGGGCGGGCTACCGGCCGCGCTCGCCGCTCGTCCTGCTCGCCCCGCTGGCGGACCCGGCGGTGGCGGCGCGCTTCACGTGGGCGGTGCTGCGTCCGGACCGCCGGTGGCGCGGGCGGACGCTCGCGGCGCCCCGCAGGTGA
- a CDS encoding glycerol-3-phosphate acyltransferase, with protein MPAALWVARRHGVDLRQTADGNPGAWNALEQLGARRAWPAFVGDGLKGTLAGVAGWLLTGDAYGAYTGVGAAMVGHALPLFARFRGGKAVMTFAGGMFAAAAVPALLALALCLLVTAVTRSFARGAQAGVFGVVPLQLALQPVERVAATGALMCLIGALFLWRSASRRG; from the coding sequence GTGCCCGCCGCCCTCTGGGTCGCGCGCCGCCACGGCGTGGACCTGCGCCAGACGGCCGACGGCAACCCCGGGGCCTGGAACGCCCTCGAGCAGCTGGGTGCCCGGCGCGCGTGGCCGGCCTTCGTCGGCGACGGCCTGAAGGGGACGCTGGCCGGCGTCGCAGGGTGGCTGCTGACCGGCGACGCGTACGGCGCCTACACGGGCGTCGGCGCCGCCATGGTCGGCCACGCCCTGCCGCTCTTCGCCCGCTTCCGGGGCGGCAAGGCGGTCATGACCTTCGCCGGCGGGATGTTCGCGGCGGCGGCCGTCCCCGCCCTCCTCGCGCTGGCGCTCTGCCTGCTCGTGACCGCCGTGACGCGGTCGTTCGCCCGCGGCGCGCAGGCCGGCGTCTTCGGCGTGGTCCCGCTCCAGCTCGCCCTCCAGCCCGTCGAGCGCGTCGCGGCGACCGGCGCGCTCATGTGCCTCATCGGGGCGCTGTTCCTGTGGCGCTCGGCGTCTCGTCGCGGCTGA
- a CDS encoding acyl-CoA dehydrogenase family protein — MDLNDTPEQAQYREQVRSWLEERKAQAPPARGEMDDDGYLDARRAWQRTLAEGGLAGVSWPKDVGGQGLGPIEQVIVNQELSRAEVPGILDVIGIGMLGPCIIAHGTDEQKSRYLGPMLHGDEVWCQLFSEPAAGSDLAAVQTRAVRQDDGSFRLNGQKVWTTNAQFSSYGLLLARTDPDKHKHKGLTMFIVPMDAEGVTIRGLRQISGEAEFNEVFFDDVVVGEENVVGGIDNGWMTALTVLMYERVTIGLGSEGFGYRGDRFARALVDSPEARKDKEVRKRLGDLSAELLAVRFTGYRTLTALQRGQIPGPEAGLSKVTTVNAAIAAGELIADVRGPDALDESTEWAYMISFLPGLKSAGGTEGILRNTIGERVLGLPPEPRLDKGIPFSELRAKEKEAVAS; from the coding sequence GTGGATCTGAACGACACCCCAGAGCAGGCCCAGTACCGCGAGCAGGTCCGCTCGTGGCTGGAGGAGCGCAAGGCGCAGGCGCCGCCGGCGCGCGGCGAGATGGACGACGACGGGTACCTCGACGCCCGCCGCGCCTGGCAGCGGACGCTCGCCGAGGGCGGTCTCGCCGGCGTGAGCTGGCCGAAGGACGTCGGCGGTCAGGGTCTCGGCCCGATCGAGCAGGTCATCGTCAACCAGGAGCTGTCCCGCGCCGAGGTGCCCGGCATCCTGGACGTCATCGGCATCGGCATGCTCGGGCCGTGCATCATCGCCCACGGCACCGACGAGCAGAAGTCGCGCTACCTCGGGCCGATGCTCCACGGCGACGAGGTGTGGTGCCAGCTCTTCTCCGAGCCGGCCGCGGGCTCGGACCTGGCCGCGGTGCAGACCCGTGCCGTGCGCCAGGACGACGGCTCCTTCCGGCTCAACGGCCAGAAGGTGTGGACGACGAACGCCCAGTTCTCCTCCTACGGCCTGCTGCTCGCGCGGACCGACCCGGACAAGCACAAGCACAAGGGCCTCACGATGTTCATCGTCCCGATGGACGCCGAGGGCGTGACGATCCGCGGCCTGCGCCAGATCTCCGGCGAGGCGGAGTTCAACGAGGTCTTCTTCGACGACGTCGTCGTCGGCGAGGAGAACGTCGTGGGCGGCATCGACAACGGCTGGATGACCGCGCTCACGGTCCTCATGTACGAGCGGGTGACGATCGGCCTGGGCTCCGAGGGCTTCGGCTACCGCGGCGACCGCTTCGCCCGCGCGCTGGTCGACAGCCCCGAGGCGCGCAAGGACAAGGAGGTGCGCAAGCGCCTCGGCGACCTGAGCGCCGAGCTCCTCGCGGTGCGCTTCACCGGCTACCGGACCCTGACCGCGCTCCAGCGCGGCCAGATCCCCGGTCCCGAGGCGGGCCTGTCGAAGGTCACGACCGTCAACGCGGCGATCGCCGCCGGCGAGCTCATCGCCGACGTCCGAGGGCCCGACGCCCTCGACGAGTCGACGGAGTGGGCGTACATGATCAGCTTCCTCCCGGGCCTCAAGTCGGCCGGCGGCACCGAGGGGATCCTGCGCAACACCATCGGCGAGCGCGTGCTGGGCCTCCCGCCCGAGCCGCGTCTGGACAAGGGCATCCCGTTCAGCGAGCTGCGGGCCAAGGAGAAGGAGGCGGTGGCGTCGTGA
- a CDS encoding sensor histidine kinase KdpD: MDGAGDHHRGATPAGPDLLGLLAHDLMTPLTATAGLAEVLRMREERRLGAESLELLVELEAGSRRAADIVRQTLDYARATAAEGRSRVDVRAMLEDVAAELRTLVQERRAAIRWDGAAHELWGRPLVVRQVLANLVANAVRHGAHDVAVGLEVTTDGVVVEVRDDGPGMPDAVARALEARGPAVSNGRLGLALTRSLVAAEGGWITATPREGGGTTVAFVLPQRRRFSRDETPSATGTAPR; the protein is encoded by the coding sequence GTGGACGGTGCTGGGGACCACCACCGGGGCGCCACGCCGGCGGGCCCGGACCTGCTCGGGCTGCTCGCCCACGACCTGATGACGCCGCTGACGGCGACCGCCGGCCTCGCCGAGGTGCTGCGGATGCGCGAGGAGCGGCGGTTGGGCGCCGAGTCGCTCGAGCTGCTGGTGGAGCTCGAGGCGGGTTCGCGCCGCGCGGCCGACATCGTGCGCCAGACGCTCGACTACGCGCGGGCGACGGCCGCCGAGGGCCGCAGCCGCGTCGACGTCCGTGCGATGCTCGAGGACGTCGCCGCCGAGCTGCGGACGCTGGTGCAGGAGCGCCGCGCCGCGATCCGCTGGGACGGCGCCGCGCACGAGCTGTGGGGCCGGCCGCTCGTCGTCCGCCAGGTCCTGGCCAACCTCGTCGCCAACGCCGTGCGCCACGGTGCCCACGACGTGGCCGTCGGGCTCGAGGTGACCACCGACGGGGTGGTGGTCGAGGTCCGGGACGACGGGCCGGGCATGCCCGACGCGGTCGCGCGGGCGCTGGAGGCCCGCGGACCGGCGGTCTCCAACGGCCGTCTGGGCCTCGCGCTCACCCGCAGCCTCGTGGCGGCGGAGGGCGGCTGGATCACGGCGACCCCGCGCGAGGGCGGCGGGACCACGGTGGCCTTCGTCCTGCCCCAGCGCCGGCGCTTCAGCCGCGACGAGACGCCGAGCGCCACAGGAACAGCGCCCCGATGA